tacagctggcttctgctgggtagcctcaggcagagactagattagcacctccttagatccaagagccagtgtacccagtggtcagagtgagacaatccaattacaactcagatccataagggacacactcagggggcagtctcagtgagcaccaaagccccactgaagcaagtcttgccccagaagggtgtcttcagcacagaagttctcccactgcagacacagctgattctcactgccaattggcctggaggtcaaatcctcccagtgttacctacaacaatcaaggcttaactacaacaagactgtgcacaaagcccacaagggggtgcaccaagagtgtctacctcaggtaattggggaggctgagccactgggccctataggacacttagcacagaaagccactctatcgacacagcgaagcataaaaaatgccgagacaaagaaacagacacaaatgacaaaaatggaggaaagcaaactactggatatagagttcaaaaccacactccGGAGAGCGTGTGTGCAACAGTGAGCTCGATCGGGGCGGTTAGCAACAGCCTCCAATGACAGCATCTGCGGTCTACCactccatcctgcctgcagttTGATGAACAAGTTCAGTACACTCACAAGAAAGGGCAATGAGGAATCAAAGTTACCTCTGCCTACaggtaacttttaaaatgttatcatttgTTGAGGTGTAGATGTCTAAGATAAAAGAGGCTGGAATGCTGAGCCATCATGTGGAAGAAAACTGCCCAGAGAGTCATTAGACCTACAGCAAACCCTGagcaaggaagaaaatagaagaaaaagtgcTGGAAGCCAgttcatccttgctgcttgacatagtcactgcagggaagaaacatctgcacagcatgtttcaagggacctggcgtatatggcatactgttcttaatatatttgctccccttcttggcgctatgtgttttaaccaaggtcacctctcccagaaaggttgtttccccaggtagggatttttccctgaggttagggagggaataaaaccccttaactaagtgccaggcgggtggTTAATCACTTtgactacaaacaatcacgcttaagctacataatctttactccctggaatggagataagaaacgccctaacctttggaatagaaattgacaggattaaaatcaactggtataaatacagatgtaacaagacaataaaacacagaacttggaACCTTCTCCAGAACAGAGTGTCTTGGGAACTCACCTGGCTGGGGAGACTTCTGGAAGAGACTGCAACCACACATCAAGGCTTGATCCTTGAGCTGACCTCTTCCTATTTTTCCTGCTACGGAAAGCCCTGGATCTGCTCCTTAGGTGAGTGCACGACTGCCCATTTGCACTATTCTAAAGAGAAACAGCGGCTGCGGAGGCCCCAGAGAAGAACGAGAGGGGCGAGCGAGCGTGGCGCTCCCGGGAGGCCTGGCCCCCTCTCCTCATCATCGCCAGCCCTCTGCCACCTTTCTCCGCTTCcaccttttctcctctcccccccaagtGGAGGCCCCCTCCGGGGCGGGGAGGACCGGGAGTGAATTCCCCTAACTCCTTCACCCTCTCCCTGCACCTGGCCCCCTTGTGAGGAGAAGGCCCGGCTCTGTCCGGCCCGCGTCGTGTGTGAGGAGCACCCCGGCCAGCCCACGGTTGTCTTGGGCCTGGTCCGGCCCGCCTGGTGTGTGAAGACCAGGGCCAGGTGCGGCCTCACCCGAGGGCGAgccgaggggaggggcctggtccCGCTCGGCTGGTGTGTGAGGACTGGGTCCCCCCCGCCCGGCGCCACCACCACcgcaatggccagctcccagaaGGCCCTGATGCTGGAGCTCAAGTCCCTGCAGGAGGAGCCGGTGGAGGGCTCCCGGATCACCCCGGTGGATGAGTCCGACCTCTACAACTGGGAGGTTGCCATCTTCGGACCTCCCAACACCCTCTACGAAGGCGACTACTTCAAGGCACATATTAAATTTCCTATTGACTACCCATATTCACCACCTACCTTCAGATTCTTGACCAAAATGTGGCACCCCAACATTTATGAGAGTGGACATGTATGCATTTCAATTCTTCATCCACCCGTAGATGCCCCACAGAGTGGTCAACTGAACTCCGAAAGGTGGAATCTTACTCAGAATGTCAGGACTATCCTGTTAAGTGTAATCTCATTGCTTAATGAGCCCAACATCTTCTCCGCAGCCAATGCGGATGCTTCAGTTATGTTCAGGAAATGGAGGGACAgtaaaggaaaagacaaagaatatgCTGAAATCATTAGAAAACAGGTTTCAGCCACTAAAGCCGAAGCAGAAAAGGATGGAGTACAAGTACCCACGACCCTGGCAGAATACTGCATCAAAACTAAAGTGCCTTCCAATGACAACAGCTCAGATTGGCTTTATGACGACTTGTACGACCTTGACAttgaggatgaagaggaggaggaagatgctgACTGTGATGACCATGATAATTCTGGGAATGAGGAGTCGTGACCTGCTCCTTCGAAGCCCCTGTACTGCCCTGCCATCTCAGGCCAAAGGGAGAGGAGCAAGTGGGGACCTAGCAGTGGCCCTCAGCAAAACCCTATCACGGGGTGGGGAAAACAAACATGGCTCCTGCTGACTCCCCTTGTGGATCTCAGTTGGCTCCTTTTTATGGACCTCTTAATGGAGGGAAGGTAATTGTgaacgaaaggggccacatgctgagctgacaagctcaggggaggcctgcatggcagtctgagagacctaaagtaaccacaaaggatggtctgaaattaaactttaactcagagcagttatggtgggcagttacgtccttcactgacaaggtcaacctttaccttaactgagcctatctgtatttttgcatctatgataacacacccttgaaatgtctgggtaacttataactttcctttttctggagcccctggggcacaaccaaatgtgctgggccctaggacagataccacaaattccttcattgttatgttaattgatcctgcacccacctaagtatgtgtccatcattttacttttatccaatcccagggatttccctgctttgctttatccctcctccttaatctatcaccaatgaatttcatgtaacccgcttatgtccctcctttgattgcaaatgtataaatacaaatgtaaccccgccattctccggagcactatctcaattcgttgaggttctgcttcctggcatatgtcgacagtttggctcaaataaactcacaaaaattctaaaaaaaaaaataaaataaaataaaaaataaaaataaataaataaaaaataaaaattcacattcagtgttgtggtttttttttgtgtttttttttaaatatattttattgattttttacagagaggaagggagagagatagagaattagaaacatcgatgagagagaaacatcgatcagctgcctcctgcacatctcctactggggatatgcccgcaacccaggtacatgcccctgaccggaatcgaaccttggacctttcagtccgcaggccgacgctctatccactgagccaaaccggtttcggctgttgtgtttttttaagtccCAAAATTCATAGCTAGAAAACCCTGTCCCATGTCCTGACTTAATTTTCCTCTTGcttttgcttgctttcttattGAATACTTAATGAATTTTATGCATGTTGATCTATAGCCTGACTTCCACTGATTAGGAAAccctcaaaattatttttttagcaaTTCAGTGAACAGATTATTTCAGATTGACAGCCATATTTAATCCATGATTCAAATTCAAATTAATTTGAAAAGGTACTTCAAAATTGCCCCAAATAAATCAGAGATGATAATAGAAAAAGGACTCACATTGCCACATTGATTTTTGTGTTTGTCTCATTTCAGTTTCTAGGATttggaaaaaaaagtatttttactttTGATGATCTTAAACTGAAACTTAAAAGTGTCATATAATTAGGATACTTTTAGATTTGCAAAAGCATTTTTGACATTTGGATAAGAAATTTGTGATAAATATGTTGAGGTACTTATCAAAGAAACATGTAACAActaaaatttagattttatttttttgtaatttatcaGCTCCTTTTCACTCTATAATCAGTAGGAGAGACTGTCGTGATGTTGGGGCAGCTCTATGATTGGGTCTGTGACATGTAATAACTGAATTTAGTTCCCTAGTTTTATGTTAAGCTATTAGGATTTTCTGGATAAAAGTTATTCTCTGCCTCCCAAGCCTACCTATATTTCCCTTAGTGACTCCTGTAATCTGAGCAACCTGTGCAGTCTGAAGAAGGTATTGCAGCCAGAACCAGCCATGTACTGATGATGATAAAAGCCTCTGGTAGCAATAAAACGttgtccttaaaaataaaaaaaaaattaaaaaaagaaaacctatttgaagaaataatgacagaaaacttcccccacctggtgaaagaaatagacttacaagtccaggaagtgcagagaaccccaaacaaaaggaatccaaagaggaccacaccaagacacatcataattaaaatgccaagagcaaaagacaaagagagaatcttaaaagcagcaagagaaagaaagtcagttacctacaagggaatacccatacaactgtcagctgatttctcaacagaaactttgcaggccagaagggagtggcaagaaatattcaaagtgatgaatgccaagaacctacaaccaagattactttatccagcaaagctatcattcagaattgaaggtcagataaagagcttcacagataagaaaaagctaaaggagttcatcaccaccaaaccagtattatatgaaatgctgaaaagtatcctttaagaagaggaagaagacgaaaaaggtaaagatacaaattatgaacaacaaatacacatctatcaacaagtgaatctaaaaatcaagtgaataaataatctgatgaacagaatgaactgttgattataatagaatcagggacatagaaagggaatggactgactattcttgggggggaaaggggtgtgagggatgcgggaagagactggacaaaaattgtacacctatggacgaggacaatgggtggggagtgagggcggagagtggggtgggaactgggtggaggggagttatggtgggaaaaaagaggaacaaatgtaataatctgatcaataaagatttaatttaaaaaaagaaaaaaaagaaaagacttggATGTGATTCCCAGATCAGTGAAGAAACCACCAGCCTGGCACAGTGACACTGAATTggagaaaatgtaagaaaaagcTCAGATTATAAAGAGCCTGAAGTGAATCCAGAAAGACTAGGGCTTGATTTTAAAAGCAACAGAGAGCCACAGGAGCTTATTGTACACAGGAGAGATACACACTATCTTATGTTCTACAAATGGGAACGTGTGAGAGGAGAGACTGGAGAGTACTAAGAACATATTGCAATAAGCCAAGTCTCAGGTGGGCAATGGAGCCTAAAGGGCAATAAACTTAGACTTGACTTCCAGTCTCAGCTTTTTACTAACTGGTTTAATGATCTTGGACAAGACACTTAATCTCTGGACCTTTTTCCCCACTCCAAGGATCCCTTGAGGTTAAATAAAGCAGCTTTGAAGGCGAAGCAAGCCAACAAGAATGGACAAGTTAGAGGCCTGTGACCTCCCCTTCCACCCTTGCTTGAACCAAATCAGATTTAGTAGTAGTTGTGTTGCTGTTGCTGTTGTCATTGTCATAGTAGTAGGACTTCTAGGTATATGGAGAAAACTTTCTGCTACTTAAAAGGTTTTGAAAAAAACTGGACTATATGAGCCTCctccaaagaaacaaaattctgAGATTCGATGGAAGAGAGCACTTTTACAAGAGAAGACTTTGTAGGAGTTTGTAACTGATTGCATagaaaaggaaagtgaaagaGCTCAAAGAAGATTGAATGACTAATGGTCAGACGGAGCAGGAGCTCGCTCCTGAAAGAACACGCTGAGTTTTCCCTAGTTTGAGGGATAAACTAGTATGAAAGTATGTATTTTCTCTACATTGTTTCCTAACCCTTTCAAAGTAGATCTGAAAATATAATCTGCAACATCCAAAACAGAGAATAATTATAGttcaaaaattaactaaaatattatatatgatgCCTTTTATCATTTATTAGAAATGGAATAAATACAATATCTAAATAATGCATACTTAGGAAAAATGATTTTGCTTCAGTGATATAGATATTTGCAGTAAATCTTTGGGGCTTAAATTATTagcttgaatttttttgtttcccaCATGTAAACCAAACCACAATCTCAACAAGTATTTTTCTCTTAGGGTACTTCTTTTAACATAAAAAGGGAAATTAATTTGATATATCaccttttaaaatgttacctTTGCCCTGAATTATTCATGCTAAATTCTGGATGGTATATTCAAGAATGCTTTGAACAAGCAAAACTATAATCCTTCCATATGTAAAATTagcatatatttaaatttcttataCAATTACAGTATCAAATGTACCCAGGAGCAAAAGCTACAGGGAACAAAGTGTAATGGATCGTGATGACTGTTTTAGAACAGCTTGAACTTCCTTATAGCCTACAAGAAGGCTATGTGATCTGAATTAAAAAGTACTGAAAATGGATTTTACTGCAAGTTAACAGTTTTGGGAAAATATGCTTTTTTATAGAACTATAGAAGGACTCTCAAGTTAAATGATTCATGCCAATGAGACAATGTTATTCCCTATGTCCTTCCATTTTGTGTATTTCTTCTTACAAAGCACACACATAATCACACACAGAATGGTTTCTAAACTGTGACACATTTTGTTCCAACTGCTTGCCACTAATGCAACCAATTACACTTTTCTATCATTTACTGGTGCTATGGCTCTTCTCTTGGAAATTGAATTATTACACTTACAGTAAATCAATTGGATTTTAAGGTTTTTAGATGAGAGGACAAAGAGTGAGTTTTTgattcattttctccatcttctaTATGTACTATGCacagaaaggaggagagaaatgtaCCACAATTCCATTCTATTCTAGCTCTCAATATCCTCAAAGTATATATTACCCTTGTCTTATCTCCTTGGGAGTAATTTTCATTGACCACAGGGCTCCTTTTGTTCAGATTTTCAAGCTATGCTCAGTTTCAGTTTCAAGCTATGCTCCTAAGGAACAGAGGCTCCCAGTTCCTGAAAAAGCATGCCCCTTCATTGTGACTGAGATGATAACCTTCAATTCCCCATTGAGGGATTACAAGCAAATGTATTTGGGAAGACTAATGACCAAAGACATTTGACATTGGTAATGCTGTTCTGTCACTAAGGGGACCCCAACCCTAACCACTCCCTAGGAGCCTAGCATACGCAAATAAAACCTTTCATCAGGAGAGAATGCCATCATGACAGTAGTCCATTACTTTaggaaaacaacagaaaactCTCTTCATTAGagatgcaaactaaaaccacaatgagatatcacctcatacctgtcagaatggctaccatcaataactcaacaaacaataagtgctggtgaggatgtggggaaaagagaactctagtacactgctggtgggaatgcagattggtacagccacagtggaaaacaatatggagtttcctcaaaaaattaaaaatgtaactgccttttgacccagagatcccacttctggtaatatatcctaagaatcccaaaacaccaattcaaaagaatatatgcacctctatgttcattgaagcatcctatttaataaaaggctaatatgcaaattgacagaacagtggaccaaccagtcactatgacgcacactgaccaccaggggcagatgctcaatgcaggagtggtcagtgtgctcccacagggggagctctgctcagctagaagccaggctcagggctggcgagcacaggggcagtggcgggagcctctcctgcctccgcggcagcactaaggatgtctaactgctggctAGCCtgcagtaagacatcccctgagggctcccagactgcaaaagggtgcaggccgggctgacagACCCCacctccccgagtgcatgaatttcatgcactgggcctctagttatttataatagccaagatatgaaaacagcccgagtgcccatcaatagatgaatggataaaaaaagctatggtacatttataccatgaaatactatgcagctgtacataaggaaatcttaccttttgcaacagcatgaatggatctggaaattattatgctaagtgaaataagccagtcagaaaaagacaaataccatatgatcttacttatatggggaatctaatgaacaaaataagctgacaaacaaaatagaaacagaggcatgaatacatggaatagactgacagctctcaggggcaaggagggagaagaggactggatgaaaggaggtgaagggattagccaaagaacatatatgcttaactcatagacacagacaacagtgtggtgatggccagaggggagaggggggcaggggctggtggaAGCTGGcaaaggaggtgggggtgggggaaatggggacatctgtaatagtatcaacaataaaaataaagaaaaaataaataaataagaaaactctCTTCATTAATTTCATTCCTCCTAATCCAAGTCCTCCCAAGCAGAACCCTCACacactctctttttttcctgttttctgacTCTCCAAACTATTGCTGATAGACTCAAGCAAGCATTTAATGATGCAAAACATTCAAGATGAGCCTCTCTGCAGTGTACCCCCTCATAATGAGAGCGTGCTCCCCATGACTCAGAATGAATCAgatggaggggaaaaaataacaGCACAAAACTGCAACTTAAGAAATAAATGGCAACCTGTGATCTGGAGAAAGAAGGCTGCACTGCTGATTACTGTTACCCAAGAGTTAGTAGTCCTGCCTGCTGCATTCTCCAAAGAACAGGCAGAATGTAGAGCAAATTTTtcttccaaaggaaagaaaaacattctgTTGTTTAAACACACTCTAGCAAAATAAATCACTTATCTGTTCTCTCAAGCTACTTTTGATTCAAAACCAGAGGTACATGTCAAAacacatttactttttttattgtcCCAAGTTTCTAGCTTTTGTATGGTAGCTTTACAAATctttagggagggagagagggaggggtaaagaaaaaagaagactcaaatacaaaatacaaaatatgtatgtatttgtatttcaaaatattaaaaaggggAAGTTCTTTGGGTAATGCCTACttcctttttcattatttttaattgaaatatggGAAGTCCTTCACTAGGAATAGCCAGCAAATTTGCTTATGTGTAAGAGCAGCCAGCCCATGCTGACCCAGACCTATTCTCTTGCTACTTATTCCTGgaattttccttcctttcatcttcccttctcccttcattTCTATGCTCCACTGCTTGCCAGGATCCTCAAATACCTTCTCATTCCCACCACTCCACACCCCACTTGTGACTTCACCCCACAGCTAGTGAGTTGAGGAACCTGTGATAGGACCATAAGCTGTCAAGGGAAGACCAGGGATCAGGGTAAGAAAAACTTCTCTGAACACTCCTTGCTTTTTACTGCATTCTAATGCAATCTGTGagagaaaaaattagaaagaacacCCCAATCTTTTGCGCCTCCTCCCTGTCCATTCCGTCCCACCCTTATCTCATAGCTGACTTGTTCAGCCACAAttggggaagagagaaatgaaggaaTAGACAAGAGAAGGAGGCCCAGGATCAGATGCCCACTCTCCTCCCACCTCATCACAATGTA
This is a stretch of genomic DNA from Myotis daubentonii chromosome 4, mMyoDau2.1, whole genome shotgun sequence. It encodes these proteins:
- the LOC132233516 gene encoding ubiquitin-conjugating enzyme E2 R2-like, with the translated sequence MASSQKALMLELKSLQEEPVEGSRITPVDESDLYNWEVAIFGPPNTLYEGDYFKAHIKFPIDYPYSPPTFRFLTKMWHPNIYESGHVCISILHPPVDAPQSGQLNSERWNLTQNVRTILLSVISLLNEPNIFSAANADASVMFRKWRDSKGKDKEYAEIIRKQVSATKAEAEKDGVQVPTTLAEYCIKTKVPSNDNSSDWLYDDLYDLDIEDEEEEEDADCDDHDNSGNEES